In Portunus trituberculatus isolate SZX2019 chromosome 10, ASM1759143v1, whole genome shotgun sequence, one genomic interval encodes:
- the LOC123501879 gene encoding torsin-1A-interacting protein 2-like, translating to MPQRRKDCGFHHSPSQPSHGHRRDATPPPPGSFPDHKITNEVTKNTSDDESNSTDTPTDTTPTKTPTSSRDLLDGTTQRHPLGTPPETSTTSKHQPRTSPHTSGQTQCRLRPNTSPGKESRVAPEEGLEKAKHHQGPTPALLILVVFLILLGIYSLQQAISKAEEEKLKKPPKPIADIYADLKRELQSLSREFSQPREVWLGLLGQLEAVMVEEPLQPAVILFVVPDDSQGVATCLSHRLARAVQYAFEDSQFVMYDTRTSEYLDSSALLKVELDETLRMLERSHGAVIHNLESIPGPAAMILHAYCDNENAPYKQAILILLVEVPGTYKDLGYSRRLDTLVDAHLGRLWGAELAEKDVSALISRTCNTPVLIRPEKPEKVSEMCPL from the exons atgcCACAGCGCAGGAAGGACTGTGGCTTCCATCACAGCCCCTCACAGCCCAGTCACGGCCACAGGAGGGACGCCACACCCCCCCCGCCGGGATCCTTCCCAGACCACAAG atCACTAATGAAGTAACCAAGAACACCAGCGACGATGAAAGCAACAGCACCGACACCCCCACTGACACCACCCCCACCAAGACCCCTACTAGCTCAAGGGACCTCCTGGACGGCACTACGCAGCGACACCCTCTAGGCACCCCCCCGGAGACCAGTACCACCAGCAAACACCAGCCAAGAACGTCCCCTCACACCTCAGGGCAGACACAATGCAGACTTCGCCCAAACACAAGTCCAGGGAAGGAGAGCAGAGTGGCACCAGAGGAAGGGTTAGAGAAGGCCAAACACCACCAGGGGCCCACACCAGCCTTGCTCATCCTTGtcgtcttcctcattctccttggCATTTACTCCCTGCAGCAAGCGATAAgcaaagcagaggaggagaagctgaaaAAACCACCCAAACCAATAGCAGACATTTACGCAGATTTGAAACGCGAGCTGCAGAGTTTGAGCAGGGAGTTTAGCCAGCCTAGAGAGGTGTGGCTGGGGCTTCTGGGCCAGCTAGAGGCAGTAATGGTAGAGGAACCTTTGCAACCAGCTGTGATACTGTTTGTTGTGCCTGATGACTCCCAGGGTGTGGCTACTTGTTTGTCTCATCGCCTGGCTAGAGCTGTGCAGTATGCGTTTGAAG ACTCCCAGTTCGTGATGTATGACACACGCACCAGTGAATATCTTGACTCCAGCGCCCTCCTGAAGGTGGAGCTGGACGAGACCCTCAGGATGCTGGAGAGAAGTCACGGTGCAGTGATCCACAACTTAGAGAGCATCCCAGGCCCTGCTGCCATGATCCTTCACGCCTACTGTGATAATGAGAACGCCCCTTATAAACAG GCTATCCTGATCCTGCTTGTGGAGGTCCCAGGCACATACAAAGACCTTGGCTACTCCAGAAGGCTTGACACACTGGTTGACGCTCACCTGGGGCGGCTGTGGGGGGCGGAGCTGGCAGAGAAGGATGTGTCAGCGCTCATATCTCGCACTTGCAATACGCCTGTTCTTATTCGTCCAGAGAAACCAGAGAAGGTGTCTGAGATGTGtcctttgtag
- the LOC123501880 gene encoding acylpyruvase FAHD1, mitochondrial-like isoform X1, which produces MAAQAMTGAQNFSRFVHWGRNIVAVGRNYRDHCKELGNAVPTKPMLFMKPPSSYLEEGTGPILIPRGCQDFHHEIELGVVIGETCRDVPESEVLGRVAGYALTLDMTARDFQEEAKKKGTPWTLAKCFDTALPVSRFITKEELKDPSNVRIWCKVNGESRQDGTTSDMVFPIATLVSYISKYFTLHPGDLVLTGTPAGVGPVTPGDTLTAGLGDILTMEFSISQRE; this is translated from the exons ATGGCAGCCCAAGCGATGACCGGCGCTCAGAATTTTAGTCGCTTCGTGCACTGGGGAAGGAACATTGTGGCTGTGGGCAGGAATTACag AGACCACTGTAAGGAGCTGGGCAATGCTGTTCCTACCAAACCAATGCTGTTTATGAAGCCCCCGTCAAGTTACCTGGAGGAGGGAACTGGGCCCatcctg ATTCCAAGAGGCTGTCAGGACTTCCACCACGAGATAGAACTAGGTGTGGTGATTGGAGAAACCTGCCGGGACGTGCCAGAGAGTGAGGTGCTGGGAAGGGTTGCTGGTTATGCCCTGACGCTCGACATGACAGCCAGGGACTTCCAGGAGGAGGCCAAGAAGAAGGGCACTCCATGGACCCTGGCTAAGTGCTTCGACACAGCCCTTCCAGTCTCCAGGTTCATCACCAAAGAGGAGCTGAAGGACCCGAGCAATGTCCGGATTTGGTGCAAA GTGAATGGAGAGTCTCGGCAGGATGGGACCACTTCTGACATGGTGTTCCCTATCGCCACCCTGGTCTCCTACATCTCCAAGTACTTCACCCTGCACCCTGGCGACCTGGTGCTGACAGGGACGCCGGCAGGAGTGGGCCCTGTGACACCTGGGGACACATTGACTGCAGGGCTGGGTGACATCCTTACCATGGAGTTCTCAATTTCCCAAAGAGAGTAG
- the LOC123501880 gene encoding acylpyruvase FAHD1, mitochondrial-like isoform X2 encodes MLFMKPPSSYLEEGTGPILIPRGCQDFHHEIELGVVIGETCRDVPESEVLGRVAGYALTLDMTARDFQEEAKKKGTPWTLAKCFDTALPVSRFITKEELKDPSNVRIWCKVNGESRQDGTTSDMVFPIATLVSYISKYFTLHPGDLVLTGTPAGVGPVTPGDTLTAGLGDILTMEFSISQRE; translated from the exons ATGCTGTTTATGAAGCCCCCGTCAAGTTACCTGGAGGAGGGAACTGGGCCCatcctg ATTCCAAGAGGCTGTCAGGACTTCCACCACGAGATAGAACTAGGTGTGGTGATTGGAGAAACCTGCCGGGACGTGCCAGAGAGTGAGGTGCTGGGAAGGGTTGCTGGTTATGCCCTGACGCTCGACATGACAGCCAGGGACTTCCAGGAGGAGGCCAAGAAGAAGGGCACTCCATGGACCCTGGCTAAGTGCTTCGACACAGCCCTTCCAGTCTCCAGGTTCATCACCAAAGAGGAGCTGAAGGACCCGAGCAATGTCCGGATTTGGTGCAAA GTGAATGGAGAGTCTCGGCAGGATGGGACCACTTCTGACATGGTGTTCCCTATCGCCACCCTGGTCTCCTACATCTCCAAGTACTTCACCCTGCACCCTGGCGACCTGGTGCTGACAGGGACGCCGGCAGGAGTGGGCCCTGTGACACCTGGGGACACATTGACTGCAGGGCTGGGTGACATCCTTACCATGGAGTTCTCAATTTCCCAAAGAGAGTAG